The Mesorhizobium sp. NBSH29 genome has a segment encoding these proteins:
- a CDS encoding TRAP transporter substrate-binding protein, producing MMHFSRLAGAALTAATLMMTAASAQTVLRSSDTHPDGYPTVEAVKYFGELVKQKTDNRYSVEVFHSAQLGQEADTVEQVRSGVIDINRTSLGPWNGLIPETTIPSLPYIFRSSDHARKVMNGPIGDEILASFEPFGVVGLAFYDGGSRSFYNTKKPIESADDLKGMKFRVMQSDIFVDMVGALGAAATPMPYGEVYSGLETGVIDGAENNFPSYDTAKHAEVAKFYSLDEHLIVPEVLVMSKASWEKLTPEDQTAVKAAAKESVAKQWELWDAQVQKSRAAVEASGSKITSPDKQPFIDAMKPVYEKWVTDPKLKDLVARIQATE from the coding sequence ATGATGCATTTTTCGAGACTGGCGGGAGCTGCCTTGACGGCGGCCACGCTCATGATGACAGCCGCAAGCGCCCAGACGGTGCTTCGTTCATCCGACACACATCCGGATGGATATCCGACTGTCGAGGCGGTGAAATATTTCGGTGAACTGGTAAAACAGAAAACCGACAACCGCTATTCGGTCGAAGTGTTCCACTCCGCCCAGCTCGGCCAGGAGGCCGATACGGTTGAGCAGGTGCGGTCGGGTGTTATCGATATCAACCGCACGTCGCTGGGACCCTGGAACGGCCTGATCCCGGAAACGACGATCCCTTCTCTGCCCTACATTTTCCGCTCGTCCGACCATGCCCGCAAGGTCATGAACGGCCCAATCGGTGATGAAATTTTGGCCTCCTTCGAGCCCTTCGGCGTTGTGGGTCTCGCCTTTTATGACGGTGGTTCACGCTCCTTCTACAACACAAAGAAGCCGATCGAATCCGCCGACGACCTGAAAGGCATGAAGTTTCGCGTCATGCAGTCAGACATTTTCGTCGACATGGTCGGCGCGTTGGGCGCGGCAGCAACGCCAATGCCTTATGGCGAGGTCTACTCGGGTCTGGAAACCGGCGTTATCGACGGCGCTGAAAACAATTTCCCAAGCTACGACACTGCCAAGCACGCAGAGGTGGCAAAGTTCTACTCCCTCGACGAACATCTGATCGTGCCTGAAGTGCTGGTCATGTCCAAGGCAAGTTGGGAAAAGCTCACACCGGAAGACCAGACGGCCGTAAAGGCTGCTGCGAAGGAAAGCGTCGCCAAGCAGTGGGAACTGTGGGATGCGCAGGTGCAAAAGTCTCGGGCTGCCGTGGAAGCCAGTGGCAGCAAGATCACCTCACCGGACAAGCAGCCCTTCATCGATGCCATGAAGCCGGTCTATGAGAAGTGGGTCACCGATCCCAAGCTGAAAGACCTCGTCGCCCGTATCCAGGCGACCGAATAG
- a CDS encoding TRAP transporter small permease, with translation MSTHERAPIAPSSAERPLLARLAAILSRASTMALYLAAFALVAMTAIVAWQVFCRYVLNWSNSWTEISAVLLMSWFIFLGAAVGVRENYHLGFDVLLYVLPDGSKKWLRTLSDVLVSAFSLGMIIYGLQLVELGWRARMPALGIPEGVKYLPLVAGGLLILLFSIERVVSRFAGLNVDKDLHDAEVTSLDPVKEL, from the coding sequence ATGTCAACGCACGAACGCGCACCGATCGCGCCAAGCTCTGCGGAACGTCCACTGCTGGCACGGCTGGCAGCGATCCTGTCGCGCGCCAGCACGATGGCGCTCTACCTCGCTGCGTTCGCACTTGTCGCGATGACCGCAATTGTCGCCTGGCAGGTCTTTTGTCGCTACGTTTTGAACTGGTCCAACAGCTGGACGGAAATCTCGGCTGTGCTTTTGATGAGCTGGTTCATTTTTCTGGGCGCTGCAGTCGGTGTTCGCGAGAATTATCACCTCGGCTTTGACGTGCTTCTCTATGTGCTGCCCGACGGCAGCAAGAAATGGTTGCGCACCCTTTCCGATGTGCTCGTCAGCGCCTTCTCACTCGGCATGATCATTTACGGCCTGCAGCTCGTCGAGCTCGGCTGGCGCGCCCGAATGCCGGCGCTGGGCATCCCCGAAGGGGTCAAGTACCTGCCGCTGGTCGCAGGCGGGCTTTTGATCCTGTTGTTCAGCATCGAGCGCGTTGTTTCACGCTTTGCTGGTCTGAATGTCGACAAGGATTTGCATGACGCCGAGGTGACCAGCCTCGACCCGGTCAAGGAACTTTGA